The following coding sequences lie in one Halomonas sp. 'Soap Lake #6' genomic window:
- a CDS encoding universal stress protein encodes MFNRILVPVDGSKGAIRALEKAVGLHLLTGAELYLLCVFKHHSLLEASLSMVRPNKLDIPDDALKEYATEIAVHAKAHAIELGADSVRVRAFVKGGRPSRTIVRFAHKRECDLIVIGAQGTNGEKSLLLGSVSQRVAGAAHCPTLVV; translated from the coding sequence ATGTTCAATCGCATTTTAGTGCCTGTGGATGGCTCGAAAGGGGCAATTAGAGCACTGGAAAAGGCAGTTGGGTTGCATCTGCTCACCGGTGCGGAACTCTACTTGCTGTGTGTATTTAAGCACCACAGCCTGCTGGAGGCATCGCTTTCCATGGTACGGCCAAATAAACTCGACATCCCCGATGACGCGCTGAAAGAGTACGCCACCGAAATCGCGGTGCATGCGAAGGCTCACGCGATTGAATTGGGTGCCGATAGCGTTCGGGTCAGAGCTTTTGTTAAAGGCGGTCGACCATCGCGTACCATTGTGCGCTTCGCTCATAAGCGTGAGTGTGACCTGATTGTGATTGGTGCCCAGGGCACCAATGGTGAGAAAAGCCTGCTGCTTGGCAGTGTTTCTCAGCGTGTAGCGGGTGCGGCGCACTGTCCTACGCTAGTGGTGTAA
- a CDS encoding FKBP-type peptidyl-prolyl cis-trans isomerase produces the protein MKALLSSTALTGLLLVAPFAAAAPETDEQRLAYSLGVTLGESMQADIEDLDLDAFTGGMRDVFEGNDLALSEEDMMEALVAFQEQSIQAREREAEEIAMMKSVEGDTFLAENAERDEVTVTESGLQYEVLESGDGATPGPEDTVEVNYEGMLLDGTVFDSSFERGQSVSFQVNQVIEGWQEALQLMSVGDSWMLYIPAELAYGASGQGPIGPNEVLTFRVELLGVE, from the coding sequence ATGAAAGCACTGCTCTCTTCCACGGCCCTAACGGGTTTGCTGCTAGTCGCTCCATTTGCAGCGGCGGCGCCTGAAACCGATGAACAGCGCCTTGCCTATAGCTTAGGAGTTACGTTAGGTGAAAGCATGCAGGCCGATATTGAAGATCTTGATCTCGACGCCTTTACAGGTGGCATGCGTGACGTATTTGAGGGTAATGATTTAGCGCTTAGCGAAGAAGATATGATGGAAGCGCTGGTTGCTTTTCAAGAGCAATCCATACAGGCGCGTGAGCGGGAAGCAGAAGAGATCGCGATGATGAAAAGTGTAGAAGGAGACACTTTTCTAGCTGAGAACGCGGAGCGTGACGAAGTCACTGTCACAGAGTCTGGCCTGCAGTATGAAGTACTGGAGTCTGGTGATGGCGCGACGCCAGGCCCGGAAGACACGGTTGAGGTTAACTACGAAGGCATGCTGCTGGATGGCACCGTGTTTGATAGCTCTTTTGAACGTGGTCAATCGGTGAGCTTCCAGGTAAACCAAGTGATTGAAGGCTGGCAGGAAGCTCTGCAATTAATGAGCGTGGGCGATAGCTGGATGCTGTATATCCCTGCTGAGCTGGCCTATGGAGCTAGCGGCCAAGGCCCAATCGGCCCCAATGAAGTGCTGACCTTCCGCGTTGAACTTTTAGGCGTCGAGTAA
- a CDS encoding PHB depolymerase family esterase, whose protein sequence is MCSAPFVRSSAGVLAMLVTSVAYAEKPASLPQLSATSDQASVVGVSSGGYMAAQLAVAWPERFSGVGILAAGPWGCAQGALSLALNQCMTTRRGLPSLDDLDARRERYASQGQVGSQEALSLLRAFVWHGAEDGVVVPELGSLLAEQWQTWLGSPDQLRAVSSDATGHGWPVRLPREAAIDPQSLGGCRQGGGSHVLACNEDVASEMLGWLYPERQLAASEGELVAFDQSEFAVKGLANTGYVFIPEVCEAGGCPVTVALHGCQMSADAIGDTFIRHSGLNRWAEEYGQVVLYPQAKSSMANPQGCWDWWGFAESTWQLSPLHDTREGTQVRALMAMLDRLQSALVQQEALEQEENGLNALTTEP, encoded by the coding sequence ATGTGCTCAGCCCCATTTGTGCGTAGCTCTGCCGGTGTGCTTGCGATGCTGGTAACCAGCGTCGCCTACGCTGAAAAGCCCGCATCTCTGCCTCAACTAAGCGCTACTAGTGACCAGGCCAGTGTTGTAGGTGTATCGTCAGGCGGCTATATGGCAGCACAGCTGGCAGTAGCATGGCCAGAGCGCTTTAGCGGTGTAGGCATATTAGCGGCCGGGCCTTGGGGCTGTGCCCAAGGGGCATTAAGCCTAGCGCTTAACCAATGTATGACCACTCGTCGTGGCTTACCTTCCCTGGATGACCTGGATGCGCGTAGAGAGCGCTATGCGTCCCAAGGGCAGGTGGGTAGCCAGGAAGCTTTAAGCTTGCTACGTGCTTTTGTATGGCATGGTGCGGAGGACGGCGTGGTCGTGCCAGAACTTGGCAGTCTGCTGGCAGAGCAGTGGCAGACCTGGCTTGGCTCACCAGATCAGCTTCGCGCTGTTAGTAGTGATGCTACCGGGCATGGCTGGCCCGTACGACTACCCCGAGAAGCGGCCATCGATCCTCAGTCATTAGGTGGCTGCCGCCAAGGTGGTGGCAGCCATGTATTAGCCTGTAATGAGGATGTGGCAAGTGAAATGCTTGGCTGGCTTTATCCTGAACGCCAGCTCGCTGCCAGCGAAGGTGAACTGGTAGCATTTGACCAGTCAGAATTCGCGGTAAAAGGGCTGGCAAATACTGGCTATGTGTTTATACCCGAAGTGTGCGAGGCGGGTGGTTGCCCGGTCACTGTAGCATTGCATGGCTGTCAAATGAGCGCCGATGCCATTGGTGATACCTTTATTCGCCACAGCGGCCTAAACCGCTGGGCTGAAGAGTATGGGCAGGTAGTGTTATACCCTCAGGCCAAAAGCAGCATGGCTAACCCCCAAGGGTGTTGGGACTGGTGGGGCTTTGCCGAAAGTACCTGGCAACTAAGCCCGCTTCACGATACCCGCGAAGGCACTCAGGTTAGAGCCTTAATGGCCATGCTGGATAGGTTGCAGAGTGCTCTAGTGCAGCAAGAGGCCCTAGAGCAGGAGGAAAACGGTCTTAACGCTTTAACTACCGAGCCTTAA